The proteins below are encoded in one region of Desulfobaccales bacterium:
- a CDS encoding LysR family transcriptional regulator, protein MEWQQLLGFCQLARLGSFTKAAEATFRTQSALSQQLKALEAELGTPLVERLGRRRVVLTPAGELLLDFAEKTLEHYERLRAEVAALRGIPHGRLKLAAPFTTLYHLLGRPLKEFSERFPHVRLTILDRPQAAVFDLVRNREVELGFARESAVPRDLAACGWLKVQTCLMVPPDHPLTGIPQPTWEEMVRFPLILPPPGPKITGDPDIETLLKREGLSYHVVMESSNVELSAQYVEMGLGISFATWAENLDVTRRRLVLLPLGHYFPPDHLAVVRRRDRESTGYGREFLTLLGRSAATAPEPDLKV, encoded by the coding sequence ATGGAATGGCAGCAGCTCCTGGGATTCTGCCAGCTGGCCCGCCTGGGAAGTTTCACCAAAGCCGCCGAAGCCACTTTCCGGACCCAGTCCGCCCTCAGTCAGCAGCTCAAAGCCCTGGAAGCGGAATTGGGCACCCCGTTGGTGGAGCGCCTGGGCCGGCGCCGGGTGGTTCTCACCCCCGCAGGCGAGCTGCTCCTGGACTTCGCCGAAAAGACCCTGGAGCATTATGAGCGCCTGCGGGCGGAGGTGGCGGCTCTCCGAGGGATCCCCCATGGCCGCCTCAAGTTGGCTGCGCCTTTTACCACCCTGTATCATCTCCTGGGGCGGCCGCTTAAGGAATTTTCCGAGAGATTTCCCCATGTGCGTCTCACTATCCTGGACCGGCCCCAGGCCGCAGTCTTTGACCTGGTGCGCAATCGGGAAGTGGAGCTGGGATTTGCCCGGGAGTCCGCGGTGCCTCGGGACCTGGCGGCCTGCGGATGGCTGAAGGTGCAGACGTGTCTCATGGTTCCCCCCGACCATCCCCTGACCGGCATTCCCCAACCCACCTGGGAGGAGATGGTTCGCTTTCCCCTGATCCTCCCGCCCCCGGGGCCGAAAATCACCGGAGACCCGGACATCGAAACCCTGCTGAAACGGGAGGGTCTCTCTTATCACGTGGTGATGGAGTCTTCCAACGTGGAGCTCAGCGCTCAGTATGTGGAAATGGGCCTGGGAATTTCCTTCGCCACCTGGGCGGAAAACCTTGACGTAACCAGGAGGCGGTTGGTCTTGTTACCCTTGGGCCACTATTTCCCCCCCGACCATCTGGCGGTGGTCCGGCGCCGAGACCGGGAGTCAACAGGTTATGGGCGGGAGTTTCTGACTCTGCTGGGCCGAAGTGCGGCCA
- a CDS encoding HAD-IA family hydrolase encodes MPLIDPELIVFDLDGTLAATVPDIAAALNHALAAVGLPAYPEAAVAEMIGGGEETFLRRALGPDHQDLYPEVRRRYLDYYAAHLVEATRLYPGVQETLAALTPRKLAVLSNKLAVLTQGIVTQLGLGPFFQAVRGGDSYGVLKPDPRGLMALIRDLKARPERTLMVGDKPADVLAGKGAGTATVAVTYGYGEPARLAAAGPEALIGEFSQLLELVGGAPGGNAPHND; translated from the coding sequence ATGCCCCTGATTGACCCGGAGCTCATCGTCTTTGACCTGGACGGCACCCTGGCGGCCACGGTGCCGGACATCGCCGCGGCCCTCAACCATGCCCTGGCGGCGGTGGGGCTTCCCGCCTACCCCGAGGCGGCGGTGGCCGAGATGATCGGCGGCGGCGAGGAGACCTTTCTCCGCCGGGCCCTGGGGCCGGACCACCAGGACCTCTATCCCGAGGTGCGCCGCCGGTATCTGGACTACTACGCCGCTCACCTGGTGGAGGCGACCCGCCTCTATCCCGGGGTCCAGGAGACCCTGGCGGCCCTTACGCCCCGGAAGCTGGCGGTGCTGTCCAACAAGCTGGCGGTCCTCACCCAGGGGATCGTGACGCAACTGGGGCTGGGCCCGTTTTTCCAGGCGGTCAGGGGCGGGGATAGCTATGGAGTCCTGAAGCCGGACCCTCGGGGCCTGATGGCCCTCATCCGGGATCTTAAGGCCCGGCCGGAGCGCACCCTCATGGTGGGGGACAAGCCCGCGGATGTGCTGGCGGGCAAGGGCGCGGGCACGGCCACGGTGGCGGTCACCTACGGCTACGGCGAGCCGGCCCGGCTGGCGGCGGCGGGGCCGGAGGCTCTCATCGGCGAGTTTTCCCAGCTCTTGGAGCTGGTCGGCGGCGCTCCCGGCGGCAATGCCCCACATAACGATTAA
- a CDS encoding P1 family peptidase gives MITRVPGFALGHASDYKNLTGVTVVLCPPHTVGSVDIRGSAAGTRQLDALLGLHVVNEIHAVCIAGGSAFGLDAAGGVMEFLEERGRGFDVAITRVPIVPTAVIYDLSLGNCRVRPDRAMGLSACLAARSDPQGDGSVGAGTGASVGKLFGIRQATKGGLGTAHLSGPEGLQVGALAVVNAFGDVVDPETGEIVAGARTGPESREFADSARHIRRGVVRQRFGEPNTTVGVVATNARLTREEAQKIAQMGHNALARCIRPVHTLFDGDIIFVLAHPEVRADLHVVGLLAQAALEAAILSAVKSAHGLGVLPAWQELQGGA, from the coding sequence ATGATCACCCGGGTGCCCGGCTTTGCCCTGGGCCATGCCAGTGACTACAAGAACCTCACCGGTGTGACGGTGGTGCTATGTCCGCCGCACACCGTGGGGAGCGTGGACATCCGGGGCTCCGCCGCCGGCACCCGCCAGCTGGATGCCCTCCTGGGCCTGCACGTGGTCAATGAGATCCACGCCGTCTGCATCGCCGGCGGGAGCGCCTTCGGCCTGGACGCCGCCGGCGGGGTGATGGAATTCCTGGAGGAGCGGGGCCGGGGCTTTGATGTGGCCATCACCCGGGTGCCCATCGTGCCCACCGCGGTGATCTACGACCTCTCCCTGGGCAACTGCCGGGTGCGGCCCGATCGGGCCATGGGGTTGAGCGCCTGTCTGGCGGCCAGAAGCGACCCTCAGGGCGACGGCAGCGTGGGCGCAGGGACCGGCGCCAGCGTGGGCAAGCTCTTCGGCATCCGCCAGGCCACCAAGGGCGGCTTGGGGACGGCGCATCTGAGCGGCCCGGAGGGGCTGCAGGTGGGGGCCCTGGCGGTGGTCAACGCCTTCGGGGACGTGGTGGACCCGGAGACCGGGGAGATTGTGGCTGGCGCCCGCACCGGCCCGGAGAGCCGGGAGTTTGCCGACAGCGCCCGCCATATCCGCCGGGGCGTGGTGCGCCAGCGCTTCGGGGAGCCCAACACCACCGTGGGGGTGGTGGCCACCAACGCCCGCCTTACTCGGGAAGAGGCCCAAAAAATCGCCCAGATGGGCCACAATGCCCTGGCCCGCTGCATCCGGCCGGTGCACACCCTCTTTGACGGCGACATCATCTTTGTGCTCGCCCATCCCGAGGTCCGGGCGGACCTGCATGTGGTGGGGCTTTTGGCCCAGGCGGCCCTGGAGGCGGCCATCCTCTCGGCGGTGAAAAGCGCCCACGGTCTGGGGGTGCTGCCTGCCTGGCAGGAGCTTCAAGGGGGCGCCTGA
- a CDS encoding thioesterase family protein: MKASLKPGLSFEFAFPVPEEYTVPHLLPEAPEFQAMPRVLASGFMVGLIELACIKAVNPHLDWPTEQTVGIGFHLDHTAATPPGLTVRIRGTLTRVEGRKLTFAVAADDGVDKISEGTHDRFVIQAERFSRKAADKLHRAKRYFEP, encoded by the coding sequence ATGAAAGCCAGCCTCAAACCCGGCCTTTCCTTTGAATTTGCCTTTCCCGTCCCCGAAGAGTACACCGTGCCCCATCTCCTACCTGAGGCCCCGGAGTTTCAGGCCATGCCCCGCGTTTTGGCCTCCGGCTTCATGGTGGGCCTCATCGAACTGGCCTGCATCAAGGCCGTCAATCCCCATTTGGACTGGCCGACGGAGCAGACCGTGGGCATCGGTTTTCACCTGGACCACACCGCAGCCACGCCACCGGGGCTCACTGTGCGGATTCGGGGCACCCTGACGCGGGTAGAGGGGCGTAAACTCACCTTCGCAGTGGCGGCCGACGACGGGGTTGACAAAATATCTGAGGGAACCCATGATAGGTTCGTTATCCAGGCGGAGAGATTCTCCCGGAAGGCCGCCGACAAACTGCATCGGGCGAAAAGATATTTTGAACCATGA